The genomic segment tacatacacgttTGTATTGTACTGTTATATTGAAGGTAATTCACATTGATTATCAGTGGAAAGTATCTTCATGACACCAATTTCATTGCTTGCCAAGTGCTTAATCTGAACCTTTTTATCAGTAAACAGCTTCTTTAACTCCTGGTGCATCTCACAGTGATGCTTATTTTTGTATAGTGTCAtgtatcatttaaaaactcCAGCAGGTTCCaggtatttcattttttttttcatgctttgTCAAGCTTTTATTCCCTGAATGATGCACACCCTGCAGCAATGAGATTCATTTATAATGCACCAGTGATAAAGCGATAAGACCTTAGGGTGTACTTAATGTGCTgatagttacattacattatatgtcatttagcagactctTTTATCCAAAGGGAATTGAGAAcaaatcagccaggggtggagttgaacttgcgaccatgatatcttttgcacacagggtaccagtcttaaccactgagccactccaccccctgaTAGTCAGGGTATATTTACAATTTtatcagtgagagagagaaagttaaagactgtggagtaaagaattatggagcgaaaacagtttattttctgtcctctCTTTGAGATTTCTAGGCGTGTCTAAAAATATGATGCCCTTCTCATCAAACACAGTAATGATGTAAAAACCCTAAATGCActactgcctttggtttgctagCGAGTTGAGATGTCCTTGTCCTGAAAATGTTTCTTACCAGACAGAAAAGCTGAGACTTTACTTGAAATTCCTTGAaagtgaggaaatgaagtagagaagaagaacataaagaagagcagactcctgctgtgaggatGCAATACTACTGAGAAAGGAAGAGGGAGACattgtcagttaatagctgtagtgtttgcgatgttttgtgctgagaaacgcaaaaaactgaggatgaagtcatggcttgTGCAAGTTACAGTTCTAAACTAAAGTACATAACATCTGTTCCCCGGTCAGCGCGCTCTCAGTGGTTATTGCCAGGCTCTGCTCACTGTTCTGTCGTAAATATCACACACGTTTCATACTTACATCttgaaatcaggaagactctgatgcATAATCTGTtaaaatcagcctaaaatccaGCGGTGAACCATGAGCACTACAGCTGGGCCTTCACCTCAGCCATCATTGCAGAGAAAATCAAtcatcctggaaaaaaaaagctacagTACCGGAActgatttctctgcatttgacccatcctagaattaggagcagtgggctgccacactgagtagagCCCTGGCTCAGGGGTACCcgagcccttttgacctggtgggaaCTTGAAttggcaaccctccagttacaagccaagttccctttccacttggccacgggctgctgTTCATCACCATGgtcagcgctatgaaatcacatTTGACTAAATACATTCATGAGAATCCTCAAACTACAATACAATTccaaatgacttttttgataACTTATACCTCTCCATGTCCccagcactatttatgatcaacacttTAGTCGCCAGCACTTTTTAAAAGTTTCATCTGACTTCGCAATGCCCAGGTATAATTCACCATTTTTCGGGTCCTATCGCGTGCTCACACTCCACCTCCCCGACGCTGCGGGACGGACGGGCAGGTGGTGCGCCCGGCTCCTCCGGGATCGGCCCTCACGGCACAGTCTACCGGCGGCCGGGGCGAGGACCCGCGAGGGGATCCTTCTGCACATCTcagttttttgtatgtgttatttttcctgtCAGAGTCACTCAGTACACTGTAATAAAGTGCATATTGTAATGAAACGGATGAGTCAAACGGATGAAGTACcgagcacttttcaaaccacacttaAGCTATGGTTATTGTCCGCGGCACTTTTATAAACAAACTGACAACACAGACCTACCTTACATGAAAACCACATCCATTCGTGGGTCTTTCCTTGTGAAGTGGGCGATGGCAGCCGAGTAAAGTTTgtcctttctctatggacatcagTACCAAAGGTCCCAGACGATCCTCTGATGGGCTCCTGGCCTCAAAGTTTGAACATGACAGTCAGTTCAAGTCACTGTGCAGCTTCCGTGCCCACGTACGTCTCcaactaataataattttcGGTCTTGAATTGTCTTTCCACTTtcataaccttttcttttaattccagttctggagttggacttctatcaatttttattatttgaagtttttctgtgaaaggccGCCTTAAAAAAAGGCGATGCTATCAAGCTAGCTACAACATCGCTCTCGTTTCTCGCCGCCATTTTACTGTCTCTCAACCTCTCTCAGCACTCGGGACCTGCAGTACTTGGTCTACTTCACGAAGGCCGaggatcttttgtttttgccccgcccacttaaAATCAAACCGTGATTGGTCAATTCGCCCATCACTCTCCGAACCAAAACACATAGTTTGGCCTTCCCTGAGATTAGAGAAGTTTCAAACTAATTAATGAGTCAGCGAACCAgacgattctgattggataacatgtaaatatatatatatatatgtataacatGTAAATAATCTGGCCAGTTTTCCTCTAGTGTGGAACAGGTTTaaggagaagagagagcagtggacacacacacgttagttAGTTgcttatttttaaacaataagcAACGTTTTTAATCATCCAAATGTTGCCTCGGTGGATACAATACATTAATCTGTGGGGTGACAAAGTTGTAACGGATAttttacattaataatattaattaatggTTTCCAAAACACACTTAGTTTTACCTTAACTTATTACCACTTATTATCACCTTTTAATGACAAAGTCCATGAGAAGTGCAAGTTATAATTAAGTGGACAAAAGCATTATATCATCTGCTGTGTACATGTTTCTATGCCAACACTATAGTGGCTATCAAGCACATTATCTTGTTCACCGAGTGGTGTGTGATTTAGTTGTTTTCCACTGTTGACATAAAGTTTATTGCAAATATATAATGGTTGTAATTTGATAGGAAGATAATTGGATTataaactgttaaaatattGCCTGCTGCCTCGACCCCAGGATTTATCTAGGTGCTTTTAGTTTGTTTGACTATTGTATTTGGACTTATTTggtctttctgttttctttatccTTGGGTTTTATGTCTGGGTTTCTGttccttttttcctgttttatttagtaGTTTATCTCTGTGTACCTAAGTTTTAATTCCTCTTTGACTATCCACACCACAATAATGCCTGTGTCTTATTAGTTTAACCTGTGTCTGATTCTCCCTGCCTCCTTTGTGTATTTAGTCATGCGTCTAGTGTGTGAggtattttctttgtgtgtttttcagttgcCATTCTCTGCtgcattagtttgtttttgcattttgccttttttgttttatgaaatacttttttttccattcaaacTGCACTTGTGTCCTCATCTTTGTGAACACGTGCaagcagaaaaagacaaaaacaaataagaaaataaatagtcTGCTAGCTGTTTCTCTGAAAATACACTGCTGAAATCCTTCCCTACAGGCAATGATTGCTATGTAGTAGACCCTAGTGTCTTGttaaggaaaggaaggaaggaaggaaactgAATTCAAATTTGTATTCAGCGATTTTGCCCAAACTAATATGTCATGAATTCCTGTCACTCCATTTCTGTGCTTGCAAATGTAGATAAGTAGAATTTTAGTAGTAGTATCACCAAAGCATTTCAGGTTTCACCATAAgagaacttttttctttttttttttaccttatcaATCTTCCTAAAGTCTCATTTTGGACAGGTTTACTGTGGTTCAggacaaagtaaaataaaataaaataaaatacacattgtcCCTTTAAAGTGAACTCCACCAAGTTCACTGCTGCACATTTGTGGAACAATGATgttcattacacacacagagttcataTAAAAGTTTATTACAGTGATAATGTGATACGATGTTATCAGAGCAATGATAACTTCATTGGACTCATGAAGGCTGAATCACACAAGAACATTGTGTGTCTGGTCTGTTACACCTGGGAGGTTGACTCGTGTCAAGATGGATTTATTTAAGACAGGTCTACATTGAAAACATGACTTGCTTGGATACAAGTAACACTGCTCTTAATTACTtcatacaattaaataaataattaatgttACTCTTGAATGAACATGATAAGAAAATCAAGCGTGAACATTTGAACAGACAGTGTAAGAGTGACAGTTTTATGAGTGTACGTGTGGTTGAATAAGGATCTGACATCAGCACTGACTCTCGCCCCCTGCAACTGTGAACTGACGTTTATTAACTCGCTCTaactcctgcaccaaattccatagataaaatagttgtttttcgCTCCCAGGGACACACTGCTGCCTTGCTTAATAAGTTAAGTCACTTACGTAAacctgaatgaaggattttaaacacataaGTCGCAAAACATCATTGATCATTACTAataaaggcagcagtggatcaacaacttctcTGCGCACTGATGTAAATAAtacagtttttcttctctggacTCTGGTGATGAGAGTGAGGGGTTTTCACTCTCATCACCACGGCCTTGCAGACAGATTCTTAAGATTTAATGAGATGAAACCTTTGTTGCTTAAGAATCTGTTTCTAAAACAGTCAGCACTTACAgtgtgtctcacacaaacacatttaaaaccagaTCACTCAGAGCACTGTTaaatatacacatctgaacttgttatataattataatgttatataatctAAAATCCCATTCATTTTGAGagagattagattttttttacattgtataATAAGAGATCATttttcatgatgtcatcagtgggtagattgTTAGGAAACACACTTGGGACGGGGttgtaaatacacatttacagacaAACCCACGGCGATGAAAACACAACCCTCTTGGCTTTAAACACAGAGGCACAATGCAGTGTTTAGATCAACATGAGTGCCCCCGAGGTCAGGACAGTGCAAACCATCATGGACATAGAACCACTGATAATGGGAGAGGAGTCTGGatcagagggaaaaagagacaTTACTCTGTCTTCTTTGTCGACACACCATTACAAACACATACGAGACatgtgagggagagaaaaagctCAAATACCACGCAGTCTGTGGACCTCAGACGCTTCCCGGTGGGTCACAGCATTACGAGCGGTGCAAGTGTACGCCCCCAGATGATGCTCTTCCATCTCTTTGATGTGAACCACAGGTCCAGGGATCTTCCTGTTCCTGAACGTCCAGAAGAAAGTGGCCTCTGGCAGTGACTCTGCAAAGCAGCTGAGAGAGACCTTCTCTTCCATCTCTGCCCGTCTGGGCTTCTGAGTTACTGTTGGTTTGTCAGGTCCGTCTGAACACAAGAGGAACAAGAGTCAGATCTTCAACAAGACAATAATGACTGAACAGTAGTTTTGTCCcttcaggggtcaccacagccAATCCTCCGCCTCCATGTTGCCCTATCCCTTGTGACCTTATGCCTGATTGAGTCTATTATACGTTTCATACATTTCTCTGCAATTTCCATCATTCAGTTCAAAAGTGttatttgtgactttggtgtttgaagttctttgttcagattgaccgaCGCGACACaaacagtgattttctctatggacttttgtGCCTGAAAAAGAGTGGGTTTAACAACGCAAGTTTCCAGCTGGAcaagagtgtgagagagagagagagagagagagagagagagagagagagagagtcacagaAATGGTGGCACACTCAGCAGAGTGTTCAGGTTTCTCTGAACAACACTCACAACTATGGCTTTAAGTTTGAATAATAAACATACCGCGGCCTGTTTTCTAGCCATTCAAGGTACTTACAATAGACATGAAGTCTGCACTCGGCTGTTTGGTAACTGATGGCGTTGCTGACATTACAGAGAATCAGTCCAGTGTCTTTCCTGTCGATGGGGCTGATGGACAACactctgttgccatggtgaaagCTGAATCTGTCCCCAGAGACCAGAGGTTTGCCGTCTTTCAGCCACAGTGTGCTGGACACCAGACCGTCAGCGTCACAGGTGATATTCACTGAGCTTTTACCTTCTATTAAATTCTCTGTGGGGCAGGATATGCTGGGGTTCGACACGGCGGCTGTCCACAAACATCATACACAAACATAATAAGAAATTGTACCACATTATACATCAGTGTTGTCAGAATTCAATAAATGATGAAAGCGTTTCAGTTGTTCATGACTCATACTTACTCAGAACTTCCAGCTCGACAGTTCCTTGAATGTGCTCTCCTCCATGTGGGATGATGATGAGTTCATATTCCCcactgtctttttctgtcacattgCTCAGCACCAGAGAACCGGTGGATTTGTCCAGGACGATGCGGTTCTCATAGCCCTGTCCCACAATGTCGACGCTGGTTGAAGTGACGACATTGACGGTTGTGTTGAAGCTCCAGGTCAGAGCCAGAAATGGTTCGGCTGCAGGTTTCACAGATGTTGTGAAGGTCACACTCTCTCCTGTCGCTCCGCGGAGGAAATCGACAGTGATCACACCGGATCCGTGGCAAAGACCTGCTGAAGAGTCACTTATTTCACGACTTATACTTGTATTAATACGATAAAACGAATAGTTCCCGTGATGTATTTCTTACCTGTTGACAGGAGCACAAGTACGACTGAACAAAGAAAGGTGTTCTTCATCGTGTCCTAGTCTCTGTGTAGTCCTACTGTGAGGCTGTGTGACCTTCTGCTGCTGGTGCGAGTGCAACAGTGGAAAATCAGTCCCTGAGATTATCTGCAATAAAAGAAACACGATATCCAAGCTAGGCTTAATTATTACCTACATTATTATACACTGACCGACGCAAGATGATAAAACCCAGCTTTGTTTGAGCATCACATTATATAATCACAATCCTGGGTAGagacaatttaaacattttgatcGACTGATTGATTACTTACTGACACTGTTATTAAAGACATATAAAGCAGCAAGCCAGAGCATAGATTACAGATAATGTTAAACACATAAACCTTCCTAATGCtttagaaacaaagaaaaaaaacatcatcactgCACCAGATCATTtcctgattttgaaaagacaaGAAAGTGCAACTCATTCTAAATTCTTCATGAACATCTGCCAAACTCTACGTCACCAGGAAggagttattataataatataataaaataatataataataatcataataataataataataatacaatcatGTCTCTTGATTTGAATATGTTTGtcatggaaaataacatttacatttgtttacaacTTATCTCGCCATACACATTCGTGTAGCTTCATACCAGACATTCACCTTTGACCTAAATGCTTGACTGGCCTCTGAGCAGTTGTCCATCGTGACTCTCTCTTTGCATCAACTTTGATCTAACTTTATTTCTTCATCAGACACCTTACGACAGTTTTTGCAACAccaatgtcctttttttctttttgaatttcCTGTTTTAAGCCAAGTTCACACGACGTGACTTTTTGATTTATAAGATTAATGTGCATCGTTTGTTCTTTGCGGTTGCTGAGTGTACGGAAAGGGGCGGGGTCACGTAGTGTTTTATGACCCGTCCCAAAAACATGTGGCATGATGTTGCAGTAAAGTGCAGTCGTGGGAGGAAGTCATCGTCATGACAAGTAAAGAAGGAACATTTActcatttcctgttcaaatacacGGGAGAGCGGTGAGGCGAGGCAGCGATgagtgctatatatatatacatatatatgtatatgtatatatatatatatatatatatgattaaaatatatatatgacaaaaaaaatcaaatttgcccttatattaataaaaatgatttagtttttcttgCTATCGTATTGTTGAACATGATGGAATtgattaaaagcttttaaaacaactaaatgtttcaattaaggtCAACATTGAAATAGAAGCTTCTATTATCTGACTCCAGACTCCGTGAACCTCAGCACACGTCGTCGCTGACGATGCTGGTTAGCAGGAACGATGCATGAACCCATGcttaatgtgtgtaatgtaaagTTATAAATGATTCACTTCAGTTGGTTCTCCCACAGTCACAGTGTGAATAATCTCCTGCACAAACTCGCTTTCACCACAAGGGGGCAACACCATGCGTGTCTTGACCTCTGGATTGATGAAGACTCACCCACTGAGTCTTTCATCATgcacaggtttatttttaagtgcGTGAGGACAGCACACAGAAGACATTTGTCAGGACAGTGTCAGTCTGATGGTTGAACTTCtgttttcacctgttaaaaaGGGACCAGTGGACATGTTCTTCTTACTTTGTGCTGCATCTGTGATTTTCACAGGTAAGGATTTCAAATTCAGCTTCTGTCTACTCTACTactaaaaaacacacttttattaaaaaacatgttaaacttTGCTTAAGTGGTGATGATTTAGGGTAAATGTATGTCTCAAAAGTTATAGACTAAATATGGTTTAGCaacaattgtttgtttgtggaaatgATAAGTGTTCCATGTTATTACTGTTTATATGTGACCATGGGCAACAATCATCTGAATATTGACTTTATATGGAATAAGACTGTGAGGTGACATGAGTGAATGAATCCAGTGAGCAATGtactgatttatgtgttgttttgggAAGTTAATAATTGCTTCTGAGGACATTGATGTCCATTTCAACAGTTTTCTCCTTGTTCACACGCCTTCACCTCTGGTCTCCTCCAGGTTTGTCTGCAGCAGATGTTCTGGTCGCACCTGAAGGCGGGAAAGTGATGTTCGCCCCAGTCATGATTCCAGCAGGAGAGCCAGTCATGCCCTTTCGAGCAGTGATATGgaaatttgaattatttaatattataacGTCATTAAGGGATTTAAACAACACTGAGCCACAGTATGAAGGAAGGATCACCCTCTTCAGGTCTAACGGGTCACTGGAGCTCAGGAATCTGACTCTTAATGACACTGGGACATACGACATTACTATTATAACTGATGCCACAACGTTAATTGAAGAGCTCACACTGGAGGTGTACGGTGAGCAAACGTTATAGCCAGTTGCATATAAGTGTgatttattagttatttattagttgttgtttttgcacacaCCAATTAATTGtaatgaatttgacctctgcattcaacactttttgtttatacacacacacacaaaaagagacacattttaggtgaaaccattttcatttggcagataTTGAAGGTCAAATAGTTCTAATTAAAGTGTGCAATCACCAGATTGTATGGATTTTAGTTATGTTAAAGTTGTAAAGTGTAACATCCACTGTGTATCAGGACATTTTGACCACCATGATGTTTACAACAgctcacaatggacaaactgaaGACTTTTCTGGTTACttagtttctccaacacacttgaacGGGTGAAATGTGGGATGTGACTTCACTAGTACATGTACTAGTAAATAATTCTAAATATAGATTGTGTTAAAGTGCACTTAGGGTTGGTTTGATTGAACTCTTTTGATTTGTCTTACACCTAATTAGTTTCACTTACAGGTTCCAGTTGCATATCATTAGTTTCCTCATTATAGATCTTTAAACTGTGTGGAAGTATTTGTGAGAGAGGATATCATTGTTgtttcatcatcttcctctttgtACCCCACAGTTCCCATTTCTAATGTAACAGTAACTGCCAATAACACAGAGGTGTTGGAGTTCacctctgtccgtctgtcctgctcctcctctggatcctccctctctttcctctggCTCAACGGCAGCTCTGAGGTCACAGCCAGTGACAGAGTCCAGCTCACGGATGGAGGCTCTTCTGCTCTCATGATACATCAAGTGACCCGCTATGACCGGGGCCCATTCAGGTGTCATGTGACCAATCCTGTCAGTAATGGCACCAGTGATCCAGTGAACCTCTCTGTCAGCTGTGAGTCAGTCAAGTGAACACTAATGTCTTGTTGCGTAAGGTCGTGATACCTGGAGTCAGTGCCAGGGGAAAAAACGCATTTTCATCATCTATGTCTTCAACATGAGCTGTCACAACTCTGATGTGTTAATAGGACATTTTGATCGTGACCTGTGCCGGAAGCAGCTTCTAATCTAAGCCAGACTAACAACACAGGGCTGCCAGCAGAAGGAGAAACACAATTCAACCACGTAACAATAAAACATGCGCACACCAAGCTCTTCATCTCACTCTTAGACAACTTTTTATGACTAGAAATAAACAAGACAGCAATAGAACGGCAgctttgtgtatttgtgaacgataaatgctgattttctctctggagtttggtgtgggagaatgagcaGCATAACAAAATGTACGTTTCCagtcacagtgagatgaagaggTGAACACATCTTTAAAATAGTGTAGACCAACGtgggcatagattttatttggtcaACCTTGAGTTAAGTGGTTAAGTCAGTTGTTTTTGCTTCTGTCCCTATTGGTTTGTTTATAGTCATGTTTTCAATTGAATTTTTATTCATAGTTATGATTTATGAGTACgagtatgtattttttttttttttaatttccaaaacatctcttggaaatgaaTTGTTTACCAATGAAGTTTTTCACGACTTTCACGATAGTGATTGTGGTCATGATACATGAAACCAAATAGAAACcagttgtgtgtgttatttcccCCGTCTTCTTTCAGTCGGCCcagaaaatgtcactgtgactccatccaaaggattttttttgaaTGGCTCAAACATCAACTTGACGTGCTCGGCTGTCTCCAGACCTGCCGCACACTTTCAGTGGTTTCTGAACGGGGACAAGCTGTTGGACACTGAGCGAGTGCTCAGTCTGGTGAATGTCCACATGAATCAAAGTGGGAACTACAGCTGTCAGGCCTTCAACAACAGAACCATGAAAAATGAGACGTCCCTCCCTGCAGTCATCTCTGTTCTCAGTGAGTAAAACAGTTCTATAATTGTTATAGTTTATTTATGTCACTATGAGAAATGTAACCTTTGACCCTGCAGTCATCTCTGTTCTCAGTGAGTATGAATAAAAagtcaagtcagttttatttgtatagcccaacatcacaaatgcAGTTGGCCTCAGAGGGTTTTacaccctctatccttagaccctcacatcgagtgaGGAACAATTCCATAAACCCTTGTACAGAGGACACatgggagaaacctcaggaagagccacagaggacgGATCCTGAGGACGGACATATGTGCAGTAGATGGAACACGTTCAGCAGATTACACACAGGACGCCAAATTTACAAAGAATAGAAAGATATAAGTCACAGAATGTAAATTGGAGAAAGGAGTGGAAATTGTACCCGAAGCTAatagaagacagagagaaggtcAGAATAACAGCCAAATCAaccaatattattattaataatatcaaTATGGATATTTCTCCAATTTGatcatttacaatttattttggTGGTGTGGTCTAAGCATATAGATTACTTGTATGTGGAAGGGTTTGCCCACAGTGACACAGTCGTTTGCACACTTCTCTATAtctcatttatatataatattgttttctaaataaaaaagatatttgtcccacaacaggaaaatgttttaGCAGCCAAATGTAAAgctattaaataataaatgtacattttcacatCTATACATATACAATGTAGAAAAAGGGACttataagataataataatatagaataGACGTATTTGAATCATAGACAGTGAGTAAACACACCCTCTGACCTTGTATTCCTGTCTTCTTGGATTAGTAGTTCACCTGTTGCAATGATGAACTGTCTTCGTGTTCCTTTGTGTCTGTTGATGCAAATGTCAGTTATTCAGTTTTACACctgttcctgtttttgtttttgtaaattccCTCGTTATTTGCCCAACAGAGAGAATCTCAGCTGCTTCTGTCAACTCAACGAGAACACAAGTGTTTGTGGGAGACTCTGTCAACCTGACCTGTGAGGCTGCAGGCTCCGTCTTCACCAGACGCTGGTTTAAGGACGGCTCGCCTCTGATACTGAGCGATGGCATGATGTTTCACAACGACAGGCGCGTGTTGTCTTTTCAGAGTCTGACGAGAGACGACAGAGGAGAATATACCTGCACTGTCGCCAACCCTATCAGCAGCGATGAAGCTAAATTCACCATGGTTGTTATCTGTGAgtaccagcaccagcaccagcaccggTACCAGCACCAGTACCAGTACCAGTGGTGCctcaaggggaaaaaagaacacacactgtAGTAATTATTAATTAAGAACAAGAAAAGGGAATTGCAATTgatttactttacatttttatttccagggTTTCC from the Solea senegalensis isolate Sse05_10M linkage group LG9, IFAPA_SoseM_1, whole genome shotgun sequence genome contains:
- the LOC122775306 gene encoding carcinoembryonic antigen-related cell adhesion molecule 5-like isoform X2 — encoded protein: MVELLFSPVKKGPVDMFFLLCAASVIFTGLSAADVLVAPEGGKVMFAPVMIPAGEPVMPFRAVIWKFELFNIITSLRDLNNTEPQYEGRITLFRSNGSLELRNLTLNDTGTYDITIITDATTLIEELTLEVYVPISNVTVTANNTEVLEFTSVRLSCSSSGSSLSFLWLNGSSEVTASDRVQLTDGGSSALMIHQVTRYDRGPFRCHVTNPVSNGTSDPVNLSVSFGPENVTVTPSKGFFLNGSNINLTCSAVSRPAAHFQWFLNGDKLLDTERVLSLVNVHMNQSGNYSCQAFNNRTMKNETSLPAVISVLKRISAASVNSTRTQVFVGDSVNLTCEAAGSVFTRRWFKDGSPLILSDGMMFHNDRRVLSFQSLTRDDRGEYTCTVANPISSDEAKFTMVVIFGPENIHIIGPREINVKQMLTLICAADSIPPARYTWFLNKTEIKNDAVVFTKAAVELSDSGSYTCKARNEISGSTTEAVHVLSVKQLSSCSAGCVIGIIFACCVFAGLIGGICFYCKKRGKYSASEYTDDTTGGEGQNNVAFVRRSEGEEYL
- the LOC122775306 gene encoding carcinoembryonic antigen-related cell adhesion molecule 2-like isoform X1; the protein is MVELLFSPVKKGPVDMFFLLCAASVIFTGLSAADVLVAPEGGKVMFAPVMIPAGEPVMPFRAVIWKFELFNIITSLRDLNNTEPQYEGRITLFRSNGSLELRNLTLNDTGTYDITIITDATTLIEELTLEVYVPISNVTVTANNTEVLEFTSVRLSCSSSGSSLSFLWLNGSSEVTASDRVQLTDGGSSALMIHQVTRYDRGPFRCHVTNPVSNGTSDPVNLSVSFGPENVTVTPSKGFFLNGSNINLTCSAVSRPAAHFQWFLNGDKLLDTERVLSLVNVHMNQSGNYSCQAFNNRTMKNETSLPAVISVLKRISAASVNSTRTQVFVGDSVNLTCEAAGSVFTRRWFKDGSPLILSDGMMFHNDRRVLSFQSLTRDDRGEYTCTVANPISSDEAKFTMVVIFGPENIHIIGPREINVKQMLTLICAADSIPPARYTWFLNKTEIKNDAVVFTKAAVELSDSGSYTCKARNEISGSTTEAVHVLSVKQLSSCSAGCVIGIIFACCVFAGLIGGICFYCKKRGKYSASEYTDDTTGGEGQNNVAFVRRSEDLTYADVNFVQSEDGEVVKQVSENGVSDYAEVKVTDKTPEEPSASSTPDANVDVKDAVPQSDADGAKTDAGDLIALDIIDEPVDLDDVTIS
- the LOC122775000 gene encoding carcinoembryonic antigen-related cell adhesion molecule 1-like isoform X2, which gives rise to MKNTFLCSVVLVLLSTGLCHGSGVITVDFLRGATGESVTFTTSVKPAAEPFLALTWSFNTTVNVVTSTSVDIVGQGYENRIVLDKSTGSLVLSNVTEKDSGEYELIIIPHGGEHIQGTVELEVLTAVSNPSISCPTENLIEGKSSVNITCDADGLVSSTLWLKDGKPLVSGDRFSFHHGNRVLSISPIDRKDTGLILCNVSNAISYQTAECRLHVYYGPDKPTVTQKPRRAEMEEKVSLSCFAESLPEATFFWTFRNRKIPGPVVHIKEMEEHHLGAYTCTARNAVTHREASEVHRLRDSSPIISGSMSMMVCTVLTSGALMLI
- the LOC122775000 gene encoding carcinoembryonic antigen-related cell adhesion molecule 1-like isoform X3; the encoded protein is MKNTFLCSVVLVLLSTAGLCHGSGVITVDFLRGATGESVTFTTSVKPAAEPFLALTWSFNTTVNVVTSTSVDIVGQGYENRIVLDKSTGSLVLSNVTEKDSGEYELIIIPHGGEHIQGTVELEVLTAVSNPSISCPTENLIEGKSSVNITCDADGLVSSTLWLKDGKPLVSGDRFSFHHGNRVLSISPIDRKDTGLILCNVSNAISYQTAECRLHVYYGPDKPTVTQKPRRAEMEEKVSLSCFAESLPEATFFWTFRNRKIPGPVVHIKEMEEHHLGAYTCTARNAVTHREASEVHRLRGI
- the LOC122775000 gene encoding carcinoembryonic antigen-related cell adhesion molecule 1-like isoform X1, whose translation is MKNTFLCSVVLVLLSTAGLCHGSGVITVDFLRGATGESVTFTTSVKPAAEPFLALTWSFNTTVNVVTSTSVDIVGQGYENRIVLDKSTGSLVLSNVTEKDSGEYELIIIPHGGEHIQGTVELEVLTAVSNPSISCPTENLIEGKSSVNITCDADGLVSSTLWLKDGKPLVSGDRFSFHHGNRVLSISPIDRKDTGLILCNVSNAISYQTAECRLHVYYGPDKPTVTQKPRRAEMEEKVSLSCFAESLPEATFFWTFRNRKIPGPVVHIKEMEEHHLGAYTCTARNAVTHREASEVHRLRDSSPIISGSMSMMVCTVLTSGALMLI